In Zunongwangia profunda SM-A87, the following proteins share a genomic window:
- the htpG gene encoding molecular chaperone HtpG, translated as MATGKINVSVDNIFPLIKKFLYSDHEIFLRELISNATDATLKLKHLTNIGETDVEYGNPVIDIKVDKENKKIHVIDQGIGMTKEEVEKYINEVAFSGAEEFLDKYKDSAKDSGIIGHFGLGFYSAFMVAHKVEIITKSYKDEPAAHWTCSGTTEFTLEDADKQDRGTEIILHINEDDEEFLEENRIEELLVKYNKFMPIPIRFGTREETLPLPDDAPEDAKPETKTVDNIINNPDPAWTKQPTDLEDKDYKDFYRELYPMQFEEPLFHIHLNVDYPFNLTGILYFPKMSQDMNMQRDKIQLYQNQVFVTDNVEGIVPEFLTMLRGVIDSPDIPLNVSRSYLQADGAVKKISSYITRKVADKLKALFNNNREDFQEKWNDIKVVIEYGMLTEDKFYEKAQKFALYPTIDNEYYTFEELKEAIKDNQTDKDGNLVILYASNQNEQHSYIEAAKDKGYKVILLDSPIISHLLQKLESSEEKITFTRVDSDHVDNLIKTDEEKISKLSDDEKEKLKGDFEKVVPKEKYTIQMEAMDSNAAPLMITQPEFMRRMKEMQQTGGGGMFGMGNMPEMYNLVVNTNHPLTAEILSAEKETQQRLIKQSLDLARLSQNLLKGEELTAFIKRSFEMVK; from the coding sequence ATGGCAACTGGAAAGATTAATGTATCTGTAGACAACATTTTCCCGCTGATTAAAAAATTCCTTTACAGCGATCACGAAATTTTCCTAAGAGAGTTAATTTCTAACGCTACCGATGCAACTCTAAAACTAAAGCACCTTACCAATATTGGTGAAACCGATGTGGAATACGGAAATCCTGTAATCGACATCAAAGTGGATAAAGAGAATAAAAAAATACATGTGATCGATCAAGGTATCGGGATGACGAAAGAGGAAGTTGAAAAGTACATTAACGAAGTAGCTTTCTCTGGAGCTGAAGAATTTCTTGACAAGTATAAAGATTCTGCTAAAGACAGTGGAATTATTGGTCATTTTGGTCTTGGCTTCTATTCCGCTTTTATGGTAGCTCATAAAGTTGAAATCATCACCAAATCTTACAAAGATGAGCCAGCAGCTCATTGGACCTGTTCTGGAACAACAGAGTTTACGCTGGAAGATGCTGATAAGCAGGATCGCGGTACAGAAATTATTCTGCACATAAATGAAGATGATGAGGAGTTTTTAGAAGAAAACCGAATTGAAGAATTATTGGTGAAGTATAATAAATTTATGCCAATCCCAATTCGATTTGGAACCAGGGAAGAAACCCTTCCACTTCCAGACGATGCTCCTGAAGATGCAAAGCCAGAAACCAAAACGGTAGACAACATCATCAATAATCCGGATCCTGCATGGACCAAACAACCAACCGATCTGGAAGATAAAGATTATAAAGATTTTTATCGTGAACTGTACCCAATGCAGTTTGAGGAGCCTTTATTCCACATTCACTTAAATGTAGATTATCCTTTTAATCTTACCGGGATTCTTTATTTCCCAAAGATGTCTCAGGATATGAACATGCAACGTGATAAAATTCAGTTATATCAAAACCAGGTTTTTGTTACTGATAATGTGGAAGGTATTGTTCCTGAATTTTTAACCATGTTACGTGGGGTTATTGATTCTCCTGATATCCCATTAAATGTTTCCAGATCTTATCTTCAGGCAGATGGGGCAGTAAAAAAGATCTCAAGTTATATCACCAGAAAAGTTGCTGATAAACTAAAAGCGCTTTTCAATAATAATCGTGAAGATTTTCAGGAAAAATGGAATGATATCAAAGTTGTTATCGAATATGGTATGCTAACCGAAGATAAGTTTTACGAGAAAGCGCAGAAGTTTGCTTTATACCCAACCATCGATAACGAATATTACACCTTTGAAGAGTTAAAAGAAGCGATAAAAGATAATCAGACTGATAAAGATGGTAATCTGGTAATTCTTTATGCTTCTAATCAAAATGAACAGCACAGCTATATTGAAGCTGCTAAAGATAAAGGTTATAAAGTAATACTTTTAGATTCTCCTATTATTTCTCACCTGCTACAAAAATTAGAATCATCTGAAGAGAAAATCACTTTTACCAGAGTCGATTCAGACCATGTAGACAATCTGATTAAAACAGATGAAGAGAAAATCTCTAAATTATCAGACGATGAAAAAGAGAAATTAAAAGGTGACTTCGAAAAAGTAGTCCCAAAAGAAAAATATACCATCCAGATGGAAGCGATGGATAGTAATGCTGCTCCGCTTATGATCACACAGCCGGAGTTTATGCGCAGAATGAAAGAAATGCAGCAAACCGGTGGTGGTGGCATGTTTGGAATGGGCAATATGCCAGAGATGTATAATCTTGTAGTAAATACCAATCACCCACTTACAGCTGAAATTTTAAGTGCAGAAAAGGAAACACAACAACGTTTGATAAAACAATCTTTAGACCTTGCCAGGCTTTCACAAAACCTGCTTAAAGGTGAAGAATTAACAGCATTCATTAAGCGTAGTTTTGAGATGGTAAAATAG